In one window of Macrobrachium nipponense isolate FS-2020 chromosome 2, ASM1510439v2, whole genome shotgun sequence DNA:
- the LOC135220675 gene encoding ets DNA-binding protein pokkuri-like isoform X1 — MKVPPLNLTPEINRVGMALPFSPDLLWRYPLSLPQSASPSSPMLDVKNQMPTHLAADPRMWSREDVSAFLRWFEREFELPSIDLSKFCMNGKALCMLNKSDLADRAPGAGDILHNTLQFLLRDAPQVPQSPITPHHPLLSPSPLTSGPGQPWPIMNPEMHTSFSHFLHQGGSVTLSPAPSEQSGGSPRHPDTASSTSSTSTAAYHHSSAASTGSAHSGSQSDSEDSTRDSSSPQRSPLPPSSTAAVSSFPAHALASLKHLSDYQRAAAAAAAAAAAAAQSASSHQENLQHQQHQHQHQSQSQPQPQQGPTGPSEEPVETGTNGRLLWDFLQQLLNDPQQRYSRYIAWKNRETGVFKIVDPPGLARLWGIQKNHLSMNYDKMSRALRYYYRVNILRKVQGERHCYQFLRNPSELKSIKNISMLRTAPPQSPRNKDAPSAVQPAPMEEEEGPTDLSMSSIHHQYHSQPPAPMDTQPQNLKREPHSLSVSIKTEEYLEHSYE; from the exons ATGAAGGTGCCACCGCTGAACCTGACTCCAGAAATAAACCGGGTGGGAATGGCGCTGCCTTTCAGTCCGGATTTGTTATGGCGGTATCCACTGTCTCTGCCACAGTCCGCTTCACCGTCCTCTCCCATGCTTGATGTTAAAAATCAGATGCCAACACACCTTG CTGCGGACCCTCGAATGTGGTCCCGTGAGGATGTGTCTGCTTTCCTCAGGTGGTTTGAGCGCGAGTTCGAATTGCCTTCCATTGATCTCTCAAAATTTTGTATGAATG gaaaagcCCTTTGTATGTTGAATAAGTCTGATCTGGCTGACCGTGCTCCAGGTGCAGGGGACATCTTGCATAACACACTACAGTTCCTCCTCCGGGATGCTCCTCAGGTTCCCCAGTCACCCATCACTCCCCATCACCCTCTCCTTTCTCCATCTCCTCTCACTTCAGGTCCAGGACAGCCATGGCCCATCATGAACCCAGAAATGCACACAAGCTTCAGTCACTTTTTACACCAGGGCGGGTCTGTCACACTCAGTCCAGCACCTTCTGAACAGAGTGGAGGCTCTCCTCGTCACCCTGATACAGCCTCATCCACCTCCTCTACATCTACAGCAGCTTACCATCACTCCTCAGCTGCCTCCACTGGATCAGCACACTCTGGAAGCCAGTCTGATTCAGAGGACTCTACCAgagactcttcctctcctcagCGGTCCCCTCTACCACCAAGCAGCACAGCTGCTGTTTCATCATTCCCTGCTCATGCTTTAGCTTCCCTAAAACACCTTAGTGACTATCAGCGAGCTGCCGCAGCAGCGGCCGCTGCTGCTGCAGCTGCAGCTCAGAGTGCTTCTTCCCATCAAGAAAATCTCCAACATCAACAGCATCAGCATCAACACCAGTCGCAATCACAGCCCCAGCCACAGCAAGGACCCACAGGACCAAGTGAAGAACCTGTAGAAACTGGAACTAATGGGCGTCTTCTCTGGGATTTCTTGCAGCAGTTACTAAATGACCCACAACAACGATATTCGCGTTACATTGCATGGAAGAACAGGGAGACTGGAGTGTTCAAAATTGTAGATCCTCCAGGTTTAGCTCGGTTATGGGGCATACAGAAGAACCACTTAAGTATGAATTATGACAAAATGTCCAGAGCCCTTCGATATTATTACAGAGTAAACATTCTCCGCAAAGTACAGGGTGAACGCCACTGTTATCAATTCCTTAGAAATCCTTCAGAACTCAAAAGCATTAAGAACATTAGTATGTTACGTACAGCACCTCCACAGTCTCCACGCAACAAGGATGCACCATCAGCAGTACAGCCAGCACCTATGGAAGAAGAGGAGGGACCTACAGACCTATCCATGTCTTCCATCCATCACCAGTATCATAGCCAACCACCTGCCCCCATGGACACTCAACCCCAGAATCTAAAGCGGGAGCCACACAGTCTCTCTGTCAGTATCAAAACTGAAGAGTACCTAGAGCACAGTTACGAGTAG
- the LOC135220675 gene encoding ets DNA-binding protein pokkuri-like isoform X2, whose translation MLNYFGCSAADPRMWSREDVSAFLRWFEREFELPSIDLSKFCMNGKALCMLNKSDLADRAPGAGDILHNTLQFLLRDAPQVPQSPITPHHPLLSPSPLTSGPGQPWPIMNPEMHTSFSHFLHQGGSVTLSPAPSEQSGGSPRHPDTASSTSSTSTAAYHHSSAASTGSAHSGSQSDSEDSTRDSSSPQRSPLPPSSTAAVSSFPAHALASLKHLSDYQRAAAAAAAAAAAAAQSASSHQENLQHQQHQHQHQSQSQPQPQQGPTGPSEEPVETGTNGRLLWDFLQQLLNDPQQRYSRYIAWKNRETGVFKIVDPPGLARLWGIQKNHLSMNYDKMSRALRYYYRVNILRKVQGERHCYQFLRNPSELKSIKNISMLRTAPPQSPRNKDAPSAVQPAPMEEEEGPTDLSMSSIHHQYHSQPPAPMDTQPQNLKREPHSLSVSIKTEEYLEHSYE comes from the exons ATGTTGAATTACTTTGGTTGTAGTG CTGCGGACCCTCGAATGTGGTCCCGTGAGGATGTGTCTGCTTTCCTCAGGTGGTTTGAGCGCGAGTTCGAATTGCCTTCCATTGATCTCTCAAAATTTTGTATGAATG gaaaagcCCTTTGTATGTTGAATAAGTCTGATCTGGCTGACCGTGCTCCAGGTGCAGGGGACATCTTGCATAACACACTACAGTTCCTCCTCCGGGATGCTCCTCAGGTTCCCCAGTCACCCATCACTCCCCATCACCCTCTCCTTTCTCCATCTCCTCTCACTTCAGGTCCAGGACAGCCATGGCCCATCATGAACCCAGAAATGCACACAAGCTTCAGTCACTTTTTACACCAGGGCGGGTCTGTCACACTCAGTCCAGCACCTTCTGAACAGAGTGGAGGCTCTCCTCGTCACCCTGATACAGCCTCATCCACCTCCTCTACATCTACAGCAGCTTACCATCACTCCTCAGCTGCCTCCACTGGATCAGCACACTCTGGAAGCCAGTCTGATTCAGAGGACTCTACCAgagactcttcctctcctcagCGGTCCCCTCTACCACCAAGCAGCACAGCTGCTGTTTCATCATTCCCTGCTCATGCTTTAGCTTCCCTAAAACACCTTAGTGACTATCAGCGAGCTGCCGCAGCAGCGGCCGCTGCTGCTGCAGCTGCAGCTCAGAGTGCTTCTTCCCATCAAGAAAATCTCCAACATCAACAGCATCAGCATCAACACCAGTCGCAATCACAGCCCCAGCCACAGCAAGGACCCACAGGACCAAGTGAAGAACCTGTAGAAACTGGAACTAATGGGCGTCTTCTCTGGGATTTCTTGCAGCAGTTACTAAATGACCCACAACAACGATATTCGCGTTACATTGCATGGAAGAACAGGGAGACTGGAGTGTTCAAAATTGTAGATCCTCCAGGTTTAGCTCGGTTATGGGGCATACAGAAGAACCACTTAAGTATGAATTATGACAAAATGTCCAGAGCCCTTCGATATTATTACAGAGTAAACATTCTCCGCAAAGTACAGGGTGAACGCCACTGTTATCAATTCCTTAGAAATCCTTCAGAACTCAAAAGCATTAAGAACATTAGTATGTTACGTACAGCACCTCCACAGTCTCCACGCAACAAGGATGCACCATCAGCAGTACAGCCAGCACCTATGGAAGAAGAGGAGGGACCTACAGACCTATCCATGTCTTCCATCCATCACCAGTATCATAGCCAACCACCTGCCCCCATGGACACTCAACCCCAGAATCTAAAGCGGGAGCCACACAGTCTCTCTGTCAGTATCAAAACTGAAGAGTACCTAGAGCACAGTTACGAGTAG